The proteins below are encoded in one region of Neisseria macacae ATCC 33926:
- the cysI gene encoding assimilatory sulfite reductase (NADPH) hemoprotein subunit, with protein sequence MTTTADPRAKLPDTPLSGNEALKDRSDYLHGTIKDDLTDDFTGGFTADNFQLIRFHGMYEQDNRDIRAERTDQKLEPLKNMMLRCRLPGGIITPAQWLGIDEFAGDHTIYGSIRLTNRQTFQYHGILKTDLKLAHQSLHKLGLDSIATASDVNRNVLCTSNPVQSPLHQEAYEWAKRISMHLLPRTMAYADVWLDGEKVFTTEPTEPRNKEIADDVEPILGKTYLPRKFKTAVVIPPDNDVDIHSNDLGFVAIEENGKLVGFNVLVGGGLSSEHGNTKTYPNTSYEFGFVPLEYTLNAAEAVVSTQRDWGNRSDRKAARTRYTLQRVGVEVFKEEVERRMGIKFEPIRPYAFTHRGDHIGWVKGLEGNWHLTLFIENGRLLDYPGRPLKTGVREIAKIHPGDFRLTANQNLVVANVPPELKDTIDKIAKEHGLISKSITIQRENSMACVALPTCPLAMAEAERFLPSFSDKIDEMFAKYGLEDEYIVLRVTGCPNGCGRAMLAEIGLVGKAVGRYNLYAGGNREGTRIPRLFKENITEPEILEIVDGWVGNWAQNRLDDEGFGDFAVRTGIVKPVLDPPRDFWA encoded by the coding sequence ATGACTACCACCGCCGACCCGCGCGCCAAGCTGCCCGACACCCCGCTTTCCGGCAACGAAGCCCTGAAAGACCGCAGCGACTATCTGCACGGTACCATCAAAGACGATTTGACCGACGACTTTACCGGCGGCTTTACCGCCGACAATTTCCAGCTCATCCGTTTCCACGGCATGTACGAGCAGGACAACCGCGACATCCGTGCCGAGCGTACCGATCAAAAACTCGAACCCTTAAAAAACATGATGTTGCGCTGCCGCTTGCCCGGCGGCATCATCACACCGGCGCAGTGGCTGGGCATAGACGAATTTGCCGGCGACCACACCATTTACGGCTCCATCCGCCTGACCAACCGCCAAACCTTCCAATACCACGGCATTTTAAAAACCGATTTGAAACTGGCGCACCAGTCCCTGCACAAACTCGGCCTCGATTCCATCGCCACCGCCAGCGACGTCAACCGCAACGTACTCTGCACCAGCAACCCCGTCCAAAGCCCGCTACACCAAGAAGCCTACGAATGGGCGAAACGCATCAGTATGCACCTTCTGCCGCGAACCATGGCTTACGCCGATGTCTGGCTGGACGGCGAAAAAGTGTTCACCACCGAACCGACCGAGCCGCGCAACAAAGAAATCGCCGACGATGTCGAGCCCATTCTCGGCAAAACCTATCTGCCGCGCAAATTCAAAACCGCCGTCGTCATCCCGCCTGATAACGATGTGGACATCCACTCTAACGATTTAGGCTTCGTCGCCATCGAAGAAAACGGCAAACTTGTCGGCTTCAACGTCCTTGTCGGCGGCGGGCTGTCCAGCGAACACGGCAACACCAAAACCTACCCGAACACCTCCTACGAATTCGGCTTCGTCCCTCTCGAATACACCCTCAACGCCGCCGAAGCCGTCGTCAGCACCCAGCGCGACTGGGGCAACCGCAGCGATCGCAAAGCCGCCCGCACCCGCTATACACTCCAGCGCGTCGGCGTCGAAGTATTCAAAGAAGAAGTCGAACGGCGCATGGGCATCAAGTTCGAACCCATCCGCCCCTACGCCTTCACCCATCGCGGCGACCACATCGGCTGGGTTAAAGGCCTCGAAGGCAACTGGCACCTGACCCTGTTTATCGAAAACGGCCGCCTGCTCGACTACCCCGGCAGGCCGTTGAAAACCGGCGTGCGCGAAATCGCCAAAATCCACCCCGGCGACTTCCGTCTGACCGCCAACCAAAACCTTGTCGTTGCCAACGTTCCGCCCGAGCTGAAAGACACCATAGACAAAATCGCCAAAGAACACGGCTTAATCAGCAAATCCATCACCATCCAGCGCGAAAACTCGATGGCGTGCGTCGCCCTGCCGACCTGTCCGCTGGCGATGGCGGAAGCCGAACGCTTCCTGCCGTCGTTCTCCGACAAAATCGACGAAATGTTCGCCAAATACGGTCTGGAAGACGAATACATCGTCCTGCGCGTCACCGGCTGCCCCAACGGCTGCGGCCGCGCCATGCTCGCCGAAATCGGCTTGGTCGGCAAAGCCGTCGGCCGCTACAACCTCTATGCAGGCGGCAACCGCGAAGGTACCCGCATCCCACGCCTGTTCAAAGAAAACATTACTGAACCCGAAATCCTCGAAATCGTGGACGGCTGGGTCGGCAACTGGGCGCAAAACCGCCTCGACGACGAAGGTTTCGGCGACTTTGCCGTCCGTACCGGCATCGTCAAACCCGTCCTCGACCCGCCGCGCGATTTTTGGGCTTGA
- a CDS encoding 2,3-diphosphoglycerate-dependent phosphoglycerate mutase: MELVFIRHGQSEWNAKNLFTGWRDVKLSEQGLAEAAAAGKKLKEKGYEFDIAFTSVLTRAIKTCNIVLEESDQLFVPQIKSWRLNERHYGQLQGLDKKQTAEKYGDEQVHIWRRSYDTLPPLLDPKDPFSAHNDRRYANLPADVIPDGENLKVTLERVLPFWEDQIAPALLSGKRVLVAAHGNSLRALAKHIEGISDEDIMGLEIPTGQPLVYKLDDNLKVVEKFYL, encoded by the coding sequence ATGGAATTGGTATTTATCCGTCACGGACAAAGCGAATGGAACGCGAAAAACCTGTTTACAGGCTGGCGCGACGTGAAACTGAGCGAGCAGGGGCTTGCCGAAGCAGCCGCCGCCGGTAAAAAACTGAAGGAAAAAGGTTACGAGTTCGACATCGCCTTCACCTCCGTCCTGACCCGCGCGATTAAAACCTGCAACATCGTTTTGGAAGAATCCGACCAACTGTTCGTGCCGCAAATCAAAAGCTGGAGGCTGAACGAACGCCACTACGGCCAACTGCAAGGTTTGGACAAAAAACAAACCGCCGAAAAATACGGCGACGAGCAAGTCCACATCTGGCGCCGCAGCTACGACACCCTGCCGCCGCTGCTCGATCCGAAAGACCCGTTCTCCGCGCACAACGACCGCCGCTATGCCAACCTGCCCGCCGATGTTATCCCCGACGGCGAAAACCTGAAAGTCACTTTGGAGCGCGTATTGCCGTTCTGGGAAGACCAAATCGCCCCCGCGCTTCTGAGCGGCAAACGCGTCTTGGTCGCCGCCCACGGCAACTCCCTGCGCGCATTGGCCAAACACATCGAAGGCATTTCCGACGAAGACATCATGGGCTTGGAAATCCCGACCGGTCAGCCGCTGGTGTACAAATTGGATGATAATTTGAAAGTGGTTGAAAAATTCTATCTGTAA
- a CDS encoding siderophore ABC transporter substrate-binding protein codes for MLRLTALAVCCALALGACSPKDSASNQNAQTASAAQTEGAGLTVKTTRGDAKVPQNPERIAVYDLGMLDTLNKLGVKTGLSIDKNLLPYLDEYFKTTKPAGTLFEPDYEALNAYKPQLIIIGSRAAKAFDKLNAIAPTIEMTADTANLKDSAKERIDALAQIFGKQAEADKLKAEIDASFEAAKTAAQGKGKGLVILVNGGKLSAFGPSSRLGGWLHKDIGVPAVDEAIKEGSHGQPVSFEYLKEKNPDWLFVLDRGAAIGEEGQAAKDVLNNPLVAETTAWKKGQVVYLVPETYLAAGGAQELLNASKQVTDAFKAAK; via the coding sequence ATGTTACGTCTGACTGCTTTAGCCGTATGCTGCGCCCTTGCTTTGGGTGCGTGTTCGCCGAAAGATTCCGCTTCAAACCAAAACGCCCAAACCGCTTCCGCAGCCCAAACCGAAGGCGCGGGTTTGACCGTCAAAACGACGCGCGGCGACGCGAAAGTGCCGCAAAATCCCGAACGTATCGCCGTTTACGATTTGGGTATGCTCGACACTTTAAACAAATTGGGCGTGAAAACCGGTCTGTCCATCGACAAAAACCTGCTGCCTTATTTGGACGAATATTTCAAAACGACAAAACCTGCCGGTACGCTGTTCGAGCCGGATTACGAGGCGCTCAACGCCTACAAACCGCAGCTCATCATTATCGGCAGCCGCGCAGCCAAAGCGTTTGACAAGTTGAACGCCATTGCGCCAACCATCGAAATGACCGCCGATACCGCCAACCTCAAAGACAGTGCCAAAGAGCGTATCGACGCGCTGGCGCAAATCTTCGGCAAACAGGCGGAAGCCGACAAGCTGAAGGCGGAAATCGACGCATCTTTTGAAGCCGCGAAAACTGCCGCGCAAGGTAAAGGCAAAGGTTTGGTGATTCTGGTCAACGGCGGGAAACTGTCCGCCTTCGGTCCGTCTTCACGACTGGGCGGCTGGCTGCACAAAGACATTGGCGTTCCGGCCGTTGACGAAGCCATCAAAGAAGGCAGCCACGGTCAGCCCGTCAGCTTCGAATACTTGAAAGAGAAAAATCCCGACTGGCTGTTTGTCCTTGACAGGGGCGCGGCCATCGGCGAAGAAGGACAGGCAGCGAAAGACGTGTTGAACAATCCGTTGGTCGCCGAAACAACCGCATGGAAAAAAGGACAAGTGGTTTACCTCGTTCCCGAAACCTACTTGGCAGCGGGCGGCGCGCAAGAATTGCTGAACGCGTCCAAACAGGTTACCGACGCATTTAAGGCTGCGAAATAA
- the nudB gene encoding dihydroneopterin triphosphate diphosphatase translates to MAKPLKYPVSALVILHDADGNILLIERTSPPGFWQSVTGSIEPDETIEATAKREVWEETGIRLADGQLCNWHDSTVYEIYHHWRHRYPKGVFENREHIFSAEIPRDAAIVLQPDEHVAYGWFSIEEAAEKVFSPSNKRAILALGKRLGLVV, encoded by the coding sequence ATGGCAAAGCCCTTGAAGTATCCCGTGTCTGCGCTGGTTATCCTGCATGATGCAGACGGCAATATCCTTTTAATCGAACGCACTTCGCCGCCAGGTTTTTGGCAGTCGGTAACCGGCAGCATCGAGCCGGACGAAACCATAGAGGCAACCGCCAAACGCGAAGTTTGGGAGGAAACCGGCATCCGCCTTGCGGACGGGCAGCTCTGCAACTGGCACGACAGCACGGTTTACGAAATCTACCACCACTGGCGGCACCGCTATCCCAAAGGCGTGTTCGAAAACCGCGAACACATCTTTTCCGCCGAAATTCCGCGCGATGCGGCTATTGTTTTGCAGCCCGACGAACACGTCGCTTACGGATGGTTCAGTATTGAAGAAGCGGCGGAAAAGGTGTTCTCCCCGTCGAACAAAAGGGCGATTTTGGCATTGGGGAAAAGGTTGGGATTGGTTGTTTGA
- a CDS encoding fumarate hydratase — MTVIKQEDFIQSICDAFQFISYYHPKDYIDALYKAWQKEENPAAKDAMTQILVNSRMCAENNRPICQDTGIATVFLKVGMNVQWDADMSVEEMVNEGVRRAYTWEGNTLRASVLADPAGKRQNTKDNTPAVIHMSIVPGDKVEVTCAAKGGGSENKSKLAMLNPSDNIVDWVLKTIPTMGAGWCPPGILGIGIGGTPEKAVLMAKESLMSHIDIQELQEKAASGAELSTTEALRLELFEKVNALGIGAQGLGGLTTVLDVKILDYPTHAASKPIAMIPNCAATRHVEFELDGSGPVELTPPRVEDWPDLTYSPDNGKRIDVDKLTKEEVASWKTGDVLLLNGKILTGRDAAHKRLVDMLDKGEELPVDFTNRLIYYVGPVDPVGDEVVGPAGPTTATRMDKFTRQMLEQTGLLGMIGKSERGAATCEAIADNKAVYLMAVGGAAYLVAKAIKSSKVLAFPELGMEAVYEFEVKDMPVTVAVDSKGESIHATAPRKWQAKIGIIPVES; from the coding sequence CGAAAGACTACATCGACGCGCTCTATAAAGCGTGGCAGAAGGAAGAAAATCCCGCCGCCAAAGATGCGATGACGCAGATTTTGGTCAACAGCCGCATGTGTGCCGAAAACAACCGCCCCATCTGCCAAGACACCGGTATCGCAACCGTCTTCCTCAAAGTCGGTATGAACGTCCAATGGGATGCGGACATGAGCGTGGAAGAGATGGTTAACGAAGGCGTGCGTCGCGCCTACACTTGGGAAGGCAACACCCTGCGCGCGTCCGTCCTCGCCGACCCGGCCGGCAAACGCCAAAACACCAAAGACAACACCCCAGCCGTCATCCACATGAGCATCGTACCGGGCGACAAAGTCGAAGTAACCTGCGCGGCAAAAGGCGGCGGCTCTGAAAACAAATCCAAGCTCGCCATGCTCAATCCTTCCGACAACATCGTCGATTGGGTATTGAAAACCATCCCGACCATGGGCGCGGGCTGGTGTCCTCCCGGCATTTTGGGCATCGGTATCGGTGGTACGCCCGAAAAAGCCGTGCTGATGGCAAAAGAATCCCTGATGAGCCACATCGACATTCAAGAATTGCAGGAAAAAGCCGCGTCAGGTGCAGAATTGTCCACCACCGAAGCCCTGCGCCTCGAACTCTTTGAAAAAGTCAACGCGTTGGGCATTGGTGCACAAGGTTTGGGCGGACTGACCACCGTGTTGGACGTCAAAATCCTCGATTACCCGACTCATGCCGCATCCAAACCGATTGCCATGATTCCGAACTGCGCCGCCACCCGCCACGTCGAATTCGAATTGGACGGCTCCGGTCCGGTCGAACTGACCCCGCCGCGCGTTGAAGACTGGCCCGATTTGACTTACAGCCCCGACAACGGCAAACGCATCGATGTCGATAAACTGACCAAAGAAGAAGTTGCCAGCTGGAAAACCGGCGACGTATTGCTGCTGAACGGCAAAATCCTTACCGGCCGCGATGCCGCGCACAAACGCCTCGTTGATATGCTCGACAAAGGCGAAGAATTGCCCGTCGATTTCACCAACCGCCTGATTTACTACGTCGGCCCCGTCGATCCGGTCGGCGACGAAGTCGTCGGTCCCGCAGGTCCGACCACCGCTACCCGCATGGACAAATTCACCCGCCAAATGCTCGAACAAACCGGCCTCTTGGGCATGATCGGCAAATCCGAGCGCGGCGCAGCCACCTGCGAAGCCATCGCAGACAACAAAGCCGTGTACCTCATGGCAGTCGGCGGCGCGGCATACCTCGTGGCAAAAGCCATCAAATCCTCCAAAGTCTTGGCGTTCCCCGAATTGGGCATGGAAGCAGTTTACGAGTTTGAAGTCAAAGACATGCCTGTAACCGTCGCCGTGGACAGCAAAGGCGAATCCATCCACGCCACCGCCCCGCGCAAATGGCAGGCAAAAATCGGCATCATCCCCGTCGAGTCTTAA
- a CDS encoding mechanosensitive ion channel family protein, giving the protein MDSILHDLFARQAFTSSLVERNFGQVSGWIELVGVLMLMVAAFWLSNRLNDRYFFSEHGSFALLRHIGRRILWPVLMMIFGAAALFVCNLTEFRAVWLHLLILAARWMILIRVSVAVVHAALPQNKLTDWLERAVSMVLWIGFVLWLSGLDDKILEVLDGISFSVGSGRLSLLTILNGILWVGLLMIGASWLARVIGGHLEKSSLDTNLSMILSKVVKTVMMVLAVLIALPLVGIDLTVLSVFGGALGVGIGFGLQKVASNYISGFIILGDRSIRMNDRLTVNNFTGYVTKITSRFVVLRNANGTEALIPNETFVTSMVINESYTSRELQQAFNIQVAYHSDLIKALDIIKSAAAAQPRVSNNPAPLAVVTNFGDNGIDLRATYWVKDPENGFAALQSAIFLDIWRQFNEHGIEFPYPQREVRILNESQAPSSIAMIKAGMQARSDTKSDPAMDSGGDD; this is encoded by the coding sequence ATGGACAGTATTTTGCATGATTTGTTTGCGCGTCAGGCGTTTACATCGAGCTTGGTGGAGCGCAACTTCGGACAGGTTTCGGGCTGGATAGAGCTGGTCGGTGTCTTGATGCTGATGGTGGCGGCGTTTTGGCTGTCAAACCGCCTCAACGACCGTTATTTCTTCTCAGAACACGGCAGCTTCGCGCTTTTGCGGCATATCGGCAGAAGGATTTTGTGGCCGGTGCTGATGATGATTTTCGGCGCGGCGGCTTTGTTTGTCTGCAATCTGACGGAATTTCGCGCGGTATGGCTGCATCTGCTGATTTTGGCGGCGCGCTGGATGATTCTGATTCGGGTCAGCGTGGCGGTGGTTCATGCCGCTTTGCCGCAAAACAAACTGACCGACTGGCTGGAACGGGCGGTATCCATGGTTTTGTGGATAGGGTTCGTGCTTTGGCTGTCGGGTTTGGACGATAAGATTTTGGAGGTGCTGGACGGCATCAGTTTCTCGGTTGGTTCGGGCAGGCTCAGCCTGCTGACGATTCTGAACGGGATTTTGTGGGTCGGCCTCCTGATGATAGGCGCGTCATGGCTGGCTCGAGTTATCGGCGGACATTTGGAGAAGAGTAGCTTGGATACCAATCTGAGCATGATTTTGTCCAAAGTCGTCAAAACGGTGATGATGGTGTTGGCGGTATTGATTGCGTTGCCGCTGGTGGGGATTGATTTGACGGTATTGTCGGTGTTCGGCGGTGCGTTGGGTGTCGGTATCGGTTTCGGCCTGCAAAAAGTGGCGAGCAACTATATTTCCGGTTTTATCATTTTAGGCGACCGCTCCATCCGCATGAACGACCGTCTGACGGTCAACAACTTTACCGGTTATGTTACCAAAATCACCTCACGTTTTGTTGTGCTGCGCAATGCAAATGGTACGGAGGCGCTGATTCCGAACGAGACGTTCGTTACCTCGATGGTGATCAACGAATCCTACACCAGCCGTGAATTGCAGCAGGCGTTCAATATACAGGTTGCCTATCATTCCGATTTGATTAAGGCGCTCGACATCATCAAAAGCGCAGCCGCCGCGCAGCCGCGTGTTTCCAATAATCCCGCGCCTTTGGCGGTGGTGACCAATTTCGGCGACAACGGTATCGATTTGCGCGCGACGTATTGGGTGAAAGACCCGGAAAACGGTTTTGCCGCGCTGCAATCGGCAATTTTTCTGGATATTTGGCGGCAGTTTAACGAACATGGCATCGAATTCCCTTATCCGCAGCGCGAAGTCCGCATCTTGAACGAAAGTCAGGCACCGAGCAGCATCGCCATGATTAAGGCGGGAATGCAGGCGCGCAGCGATACCAAATCCGATCCCGCGATGGATTCCGGCGGAGACGATTGA